The following are encoded together in the Bradyrhizobium algeriense genome:
- a CDS encoding DNA repair protein, whose amino-acid sequence MSTARTSTLANLRGSIERIETHGDAHDLNKIALGHAAADATLCGGLAVAAVHEVFAEGHQSAAATGFIAGLAGRVSRRRPLVWVRQDFSEIESGALSMNGLCELGLDPRLLVTVRAPDTDAALRTAADAVACDALGAVVLEVWGQARQLDLVASRKLTLAAAASGVTALLLRMAAEPRPSTAETRWIVRAAHSPPSAPWSAWGAPVFDAQLVRNRHGPVGRWIMEWKCDECLFSEPATYPQPVAATPAHRPHQAQAFGQRRRAG is encoded by the coding sequence ATGAGCACCGCACGCACAAGCACGCTTGCGAATTTGCGCGGGAGCATCGAGCGGATCGAGACGCATGGCGATGCGCATGACCTCAACAAGATCGCGCTTGGCCATGCGGCAGCAGATGCGACGCTGTGCGGCGGTCTTGCGGTCGCAGCGGTGCATGAAGTGTTCGCCGAGGGCCACCAGAGCGCGGCGGCCACGGGGTTCATCGCTGGCCTCGCGGGAAGGGTATCGCGGCGCCGGCCGCTGGTTTGGGTGCGGCAGGATTTTTCGGAAATCGAATCCGGCGCGCTGTCGATGAACGGGCTTTGCGAGTTGGGTCTCGATCCGCGGCTGCTCGTGACCGTGCGCGCGCCGGACACTGACGCCGCGTTGCGGACCGCCGCCGACGCGGTGGCCTGCGATGCGCTCGGCGCCGTCGTGCTGGAAGTCTGGGGGCAGGCGCGCCAGCTCGATCTCGTCGCCAGCCGCAAGCTCACGCTGGCCGCGGCAGCCTCCGGCGTCACCGCATTGCTGCTGCGGATGGCCGCGGAGCCGCGGCCGTCGACCGCGGAGACAAGATGGATCGTGCGCGCGGCGCATTCGCCGCCGTCAGCACCATGGAGCGCGTGGGGCGCGCCTGTCTTCGACGCGCAGCTGGTTCGTAACCGTCATGGCCCGGTCGGCCGCTGGATCATGGAATGGAAATGTGATGAATGCCTCTTCAGCGAACCGGCGACGTATCCTCAGCCTGTGGCTGCCACGCCTGCCCATCGACCGCATCAAGCGCAAGCTTTCGGGCAGCGGCGAC
- a CDS encoding UdgX family uracil-DNA binding protein (This protein belongs to the uracil DNA glycosylase superfamily, members of which act in excision repair of DNA. However, it belongs more specifically to UdgX branch, whose founding member was found to bind uracil in DNA (where it does not belong), without cleaving it, appears to promote DNA repair by a pathway involving RecA, rather than base excision.), which translates to MHHITLDSETDFDGWRKAARALALGDVKPSDVSWRVTGDAPELFEPAAAPLEPPHGTFNVPAKFVELAEVAILHRNPERFALLYRLLCRLRIHHDLLELATDPDVAEVAAMAKAVRRDEHKMHAFVRFREIGREHKSHFVAWFEPEHHIVELAAPFFARRFADMPWSILTPDVCAHWDGHAVSITSGVAKSEAPTADRLEETWWSYYASIFNPARLKVQAINKEMPRKYWRNLPEASLINPLKPPKANDTASEMARKQADDIEMLREEAADCRACHLYKDATQTVFGEGRQTARIMLVGEQPGDKEDLAGKPFVGPAGQMLDRALEEAGIDRRTVYVTNAVKHFKFVPRGKIRLHQKPNTPEIKACRQWYERELAAIKPELVVAMGATAAQSVFGKITPINKNRGRPIDLDDGTRALVTVHPSYLLRLPDAEAKAREYRRFVQDLKIAADVLRKSAHAA; encoded by the coding sequence ATGCACCACATCACCCTCGACAGCGAAACCGATTTCGATGGCTGGCGGAAAGCCGCCCGCGCACTGGCACTGGGCGATGTGAAACCCTCCGATGTGAGCTGGCGCGTGACGGGCGATGCGCCCGAACTGTTCGAGCCGGCGGCGGCGCCGCTCGAGCCGCCACATGGCACGTTCAACGTACCTGCCAAATTCGTCGAACTGGCTGAAGTCGCGATCCTGCACCGCAACCCTGAGCGGTTTGCCCTGCTCTACCGTCTGCTGTGTCGGTTGCGAATTCATCACGACCTGCTTGAACTCGCAACCGATCCTGACGTGGCCGAGGTCGCCGCGATGGCAAAGGCCGTGCGCCGCGACGAGCACAAGATGCACGCCTTTGTCCGCTTCCGCGAAATCGGCCGCGAGCACAAATCGCACTTCGTCGCCTGGTTCGAGCCGGAGCATCATATCGTCGAACTGGCCGCGCCGTTCTTCGCGCGGCGCTTCGCCGACATGCCCTGGTCGATCCTGACGCCTGACGTCTGCGCGCATTGGGACGGCCATGCCGTCTCGATCACATCGGGCGTCGCCAAGAGCGAAGCTCCGACCGCGGATCGGCTGGAGGAAACCTGGTGGAGTTATTACGCCAGCATTTTCAATCCGGCCCGGCTGAAAGTGCAGGCGATAAATAAGGAGATGCCACGGAAATACTGGCGGAACCTGCCGGAGGCCTCGTTGATTAACCCCCTGAAACCGCCCAAAGCAAACGACACGGCGAGCGAAATGGCCCGCAAACAGGCTGACGATATTGAGATGCTGCGCGAGGAAGCCGCCGATTGCCGCGCCTGTCATCTCTACAAGGATGCGACGCAGACCGTATTCGGCGAAGGCCGGCAAACGGCGCGGATCATGCTGGTCGGCGAGCAGCCCGGCGACAAGGAAGACCTCGCCGGAAAACCGTTCGTAGGTCCCGCGGGTCAAATGCTCGACCGCGCGCTGGAAGAGGCCGGGATCGACCGCCGCACGGTCTACGTCACCAATGCGGTCAAGCATTTCAAGTTCGTGCCGCGCGGAAAGATCCGACTGCACCAGAAGCCGAATACGCCGGAGATCAAGGCGTGCCGGCAATGGTACGAACGGGAACTCGCCGCGATCAAACCCGAGTTGGTGGTGGCAATGGGCGCTACCGCAGCGCAAAGTGTGTTCGGGAAAATTACCCCGATCAACAAGAACCGCGGCCGCCCGATCGATCTCGACGACGGCACCAGGGCGCTGGTGACGGTGCACCCGTCCTATCTGTTGCGATTGCCGGACGCCGAGGCCAAGGCGCGGGAATACCGGCGCTTCGTCCAGGACCTCAAAATAGCCGCCGACGTGCTGCGAAAATCAGCACATGCGGCCTGA
- a CDS encoding inorganic phosphate transporter, whose translation MTDVALNSSMGDAAPVQPASRPNLDKGFNPLTMILFCGILAAGLLYVAYSIYADIDATGMRVTAYLPYILLFVALLIALGFEFVNGFHDTANAVATVIYTHSLPAEFAVMWSGFFNFLGVLLSSGAVAFGIVSLLPVELILQVGSSAGFAMVFALLIAAIVWNLGTWYFGLPASSSHTLIGSIIGVGIANAMMRGRDGTSGVDWTKATEIGYALLLSPLFGFCMAAILLLVLKFVVRNPALYAAPEGNKPPPLWIRGVLIATCTGVSFAHGSNDGQKGMGLIMLILIGTVPTAYALNRALPESQVVQFQKTSEAASKVIAAKGAGHSIIGDPRPAVTQYVAARKISEGTYPSLAVLVKDIGDQVQKYGSLNKVPAEAVGNTRNDMYLTSEAIRFLMKDKENDLNKQEVDILKAYKGSLDSATKFIPLWVKIAVAIALGLGTMIGWKRIVITVGEKIGKSHLTYAQGASAELVAASTIGVADVFGLPVSTTHVLSSGVAGTMAANGSGLQMATIRNLLMAWVLTLPAAICLSAGLYVLFSNLF comes from the coding sequence ATGACCGATGTTGCTCTCAATTCATCGATGGGCGACGCGGCGCCCGTCCAGCCGGCCTCGCGGCCGAACCTCGACAAGGGTTTCAATCCGCTGACCATGATCCTGTTCTGCGGCATCCTCGCCGCCGGGCTGCTGTACGTCGCCTACAGCATCTACGCCGACATCGACGCGACCGGCATGCGAGTTACCGCCTACCTGCCCTATATCCTGCTGTTCGTGGCGCTCCTGATCGCGCTCGGCTTCGAATTCGTCAACGGCTTCCACGACACCGCCAACGCGGTCGCGACCGTGATCTACACCCATTCGCTGCCGGCGGAATTCGCCGTGATGTGGTCGGGCTTCTTCAATTTCCTCGGCGTGCTGCTCTCCTCCGGCGCGGTCGCCTTCGGCATCGTCTCGCTGCTGCCGGTGGAATTGATCCTCCAGGTCGGAAGCAGCGCCGGTTTTGCGATGGTGTTCGCGCTGTTGATTGCCGCCATCGTCTGGAATCTCGGCACCTGGTATTTCGGCCTGCCGGCATCTTCCTCGCACACGCTGATCGGCTCGATCATCGGCGTCGGCATTGCCAACGCGATGATGCGCGGCCGCGACGGCACCTCGGGTGTCGACTGGACCAAGGCGACCGAGATCGGTTACGCGCTGCTGCTCTCGCCGCTGTTCGGCTTCTGTATGGCGGCGATCCTGCTGCTGGTGCTGAAGTTCGTCGTCCGCAATCCGGCGCTGTATGCCGCGCCCGAAGGCAACAAGCCGCCGCCGCTGTGGATCCGCGGCGTCCTGATCGCGACCTGCACCGGCGTCAGCTTCGCGCACGGCTCCAACGACGGCCAGAAGGGCATGGGCCTGATCATGCTGATCCTGATCGGCACGGTGCCGACCGCCTACGCTCTGAACCGTGCCCTGCCGGAATCCCAGGTGGTGCAGTTCCAGAAGACCTCGGAAGCCGCCTCCAAGGTGATCGCCGCCAAGGGCGCCGGCCATAGCATCATCGGCGACCCGCGGCCCGCGGTGACGCAATACGTCGCCGCCCGCAAGATCAGCGAAGGCACCTACCCCTCGCTGGCCGTGCTGGTGAAGGATATCGGCGACCAGGTCCAGAAGTACGGTTCGCTGAACAAGGTGCCGGCGGAAGCCGTCGGCAACACCCGTAACGACATGTACCTGACTTCGGAAGCGATCCGCTTCCTGATGAAGGACAAGGAAAACGACCTGAACAAGCAAGAGGTCGACATCCTCAAGGCCTACAAGGGCTCGCTCGACTCAGCCACCAAGTTCATCCCGCTCTGGGTCAAGATCGCGGTGGCGATCGCGCTCGGGCTGGGCACCATGATCGGCTGGAAGCGCATCGTCATCACCGTCGGCGAGAAGATCGGCAAGTCGCATCTGACCTACGCGCAAGGCGCGTCCGCCGAACTTGTTGCCGCCTCGACGATCGGCGTCGCCGACGTGTTCGGCCTGCCGGTTTCCACCACCCACGTGCTGTCGTCCGGCGTCGCCGGCACCATGGCAGCCAACGGTTCCGGCCTGCAGATGGCGACCATCCGCAACCTGCTGATGGCATGGGTGCTGACGCTGCCGGCCGCGATCTGCCTGTCGGCAGGCCTCTACGTGCTGTTCTCGAATCTGTTCTGA
- the ppk2 gene encoding polyphosphate kinase 2, with translation MTKRPPNGTIHDRIQAEMLDSFDEELELEIDDDRLDALTNEFADHTEEETIDRRVYFKELFRLQGELVKLQTWVQHHKLKVVVIFEGRDSAGKGGVIKRITQRLNPRVCRVAALPAPNERERTQWYFQRYVSHLPAGGEIVLFDRSWYNRAGVERVMGFCTEDDVEEFFRSVPEFERMLVRSGIILIKYWFSITDEQQHLRFTMRIHDPLKQWKLSPMDVESRSRWEQYTKAKEAMLERTHIPEAPWHLVEADDKKKARLNCIAHLLEQIPYQEIKQDRVVLPARVRNPEYSRGPIPPEMYVPARY, from the coding sequence ATGACCAAAAGGCCCCCGAATGGCACCATCCACGACCGCATTCAGGCGGAAATGCTGGATAGTTTCGATGAGGAACTGGAACTTGAAATCGACGACGATCGTCTCGATGCGCTGACCAATGAATTTGCCGACCATACGGAAGAAGAGACGATCGATCGGCGCGTCTACTTCAAGGAATTATTCCGTCTGCAGGGTGAACTGGTAAAATTGCAGACCTGGGTGCAGCACCACAAGCTGAAGGTGGTGGTGATTTTCGAGGGGCGCGATTCCGCCGGCAAGGGCGGCGTCATCAAGCGCATCACCCAGAGGCTCAATCCGCGTGTCTGCCGCGTCGCGGCGCTTCCGGCGCCGAACGAGCGGGAGCGCACGCAATGGTATTTCCAGCGTTACGTTTCGCATTTGCCGGCCGGCGGCGAGATCGTGCTGTTCGACCGCAGCTGGTACAACCGCGCCGGCGTCGAGCGCGTGATGGGTTTTTGCACTGAAGACGACGTCGAAGAATTCTTCCGGTCGGTGCCGGAATTCGAGCGTATGCTCGTACGCTCCGGAATCATCCTCATCAAGTACTGGTTTTCCATCACCGACGAACAGCAGCATTTGCGCTTCACGATGCGGATCCACGATCCCCTAAAGCAGTGGAAGCTCAGCCCGATGGATGTGGAATCGCGCAGCCGCTGGGAGCAATACACCAAGGCCAAGGAAGCGATGCTGGAGCGTACCCACATTCCGGAAGCTCCCTGGCACCTGGTCGAGGCAGACGACAAGAAGAAGGCACGGCTGAACTGCATCGCGCATCTGCTCGAACAAATTCCCTACCAGGAAATCAAGCAGGACCGGGTGGTTCTGCCGGCGCGGGTTCGCAACCCGGAATATAGCCGCGGACCGATACCGCCCGAAATGTACGTGCCGGCGCGCTACTGA
- a CDS encoding M20 aminoacylase family protein, which translates to MPIVNRVADLQPDIQAWRRDIHENPELLYDVHRTAAFVADRLREFGCDEVTTGLGRTGVVGVIKGKQPGKGEIKVIGLRADMDALPIEEATNLPHASKTPGLMHACGHDGHTAMLLGAARYLAETRNFAGDAVVIFQPAEEGGAGAAAMIKDGLMDRFGIEQVYGMHNGPGIPVGSFAIRPGPVMAATDSIDIKIEGLGGHAARPNKCIDSVLVGSQLITALQSIVARTIDPLDSAVISICEFHAGNARNVIPQTAELRGTVRTLTPEVRETVERRVREVCEGVAKMTGAKVDLVYERGYPVTKNHAEQTDFATQVAREVAGAQNVHDMPPLMGAEDFSYMLEARPGAFIFCGNGDSAGLHHPAYDFNDEAIVYGTSYWIKLVENKLAAA; encoded by the coding sequence ATGCCCATCGTTAACCGCGTCGCCGATCTGCAACCCGATATTCAGGCCTGGCGCCGCGATATCCATGAAAATCCTGAATTACTGTACGACGTCCACCGCACCGCAGCATTCGTGGCGGACCGCTTGCGCGAATTCGGCTGCGACGAGGTGACGACGGGCCTCGGCCGCACCGGTGTCGTCGGCGTCATCAAGGGCAAGCAGCCCGGCAAGGGCGAGATCAAGGTGATCGGGCTTCGCGCCGACATGGACGCGTTGCCGATCGAGGAAGCGACCAACCTTCCCCATGCCTCCAAGACGCCGGGCCTGATGCATGCCTGCGGCCATGACGGCCACACGGCGATGCTTTTGGGTGCCGCGCGCTATCTCGCCGAAACAAGGAATTTCGCCGGCGACGCGGTCGTGATCTTCCAGCCGGCCGAGGAGGGCGGTGCGGGCGCCGCCGCCATGATCAAGGACGGTCTGATGGACCGGTTCGGCATCGAGCAGGTCTACGGCATGCATAATGGCCCGGGGATTCCGGTCGGCTCCTTTGCCATCCGCCCCGGTCCTGTCATGGCTGCGACCGACTCGATCGACATCAAGATCGAAGGACTCGGCGGCCACGCCGCGCGCCCGAACAAGTGCATCGATTCCGTGCTGGTCGGTTCGCAGTTGATCACCGCCCTGCAATCGATCGTAGCGCGGACCATCGATCCCCTGGACTCGGCCGTGATCTCGATCTGCGAGTTCCATGCCGGCAACGCGCGCAACGTGATCCCGCAGACCGCCGAACTGCGCGGCACCGTGCGGACGCTGACGCCGGAAGTCCGCGAAACGGTCGAGCGGCGCGTCCGCGAGGTGTGCGAGGGCGTAGCCAAAATGACCGGCGCCAAGGTCGATCTCGTCTACGAGCGCGGCTATCCCGTCACCAAAAACCACGCCGAGCAAACCGACTTCGCTACGCAGGTGGCCAGGGAAGTGGCCGGCGCCCAGAACGTCCACGACATGCCGCCGCTGATGGGCGCGGAAGATTTTTCCTATATGCTGGAAGCGCGGCCGGGCGCCTTCATCTTCTGCGGCAATGGCGACAGCGCAGGACTTCATCACCCCGCCTATGATTTCAACGACGAGGCGATCGTGTACGGCACCTCGTACTGGATCAAGCTGGTCGAGAACAAGCTGGCCGCGGCGTAA
- a CDS encoding M20 aminoacylase family protein → MPIVNRVAEFQPDIQAWRRDIHEHPELLYDVHRTAALVADRLREFGCDEVISGIGRTGVVGVIKGNRPVGNGDVKVVGLRADMDALPIEEATDLPYASRTKGLMHACGHDGHTAMLLGAARYLAETRNFAGDAVVIFQPAEEGGAGAVAMIKDGLMDRFGIEQVYGMHNGPGIPVGSFALRPGPIMAGGDAVVIKIEGRGGHAAHPNKCIDSVLVGAQLITALQSIVSRSVDPLESAVISMCQFHAGHARNVIPHTAELAGTVRTLNGDVRKMVERRVREVVAGVAQVTGARIDLTYDRGYPVTVNHVQQTDVATRAAREIAGDANVQVMPPLMAGEDFAFMLEQRPGALIFCGNGDSAGLHHPAYNFNDEAIVFGTSYWIKLVENTLAA, encoded by the coding sequence ATGCCCATCGTCAACCGCGTCGCCGAGTTTCAACCCGACATCCAGGCCTGGCGCCGGGATATTCATGAACACCCGGAACTGCTCTACGACGTGCACCGCACTGCGGCATTGGTCGCGGACCGATTGCGGGAATTCGGCTGCGACGAGGTTATTAGCGGTATCGGCCGCACCGGCGTCGTTGGCGTCATCAAGGGCAACCGGCCCGTCGGCAACGGCGACGTGAAGGTCGTCGGGCTGCGGGCGGATATGGACGCGCTGCCGATCGAGGAGGCGACCGATCTGCCTTACGCTTCCAGGACGAAGGGCCTGATGCACGCCTGCGGCCATGACGGCCACACCGCCATGCTGTTGGGTGCGGCGCGCTATCTCGCCGAAACCCGCAATTTCGCAGGCGATGCGGTCGTGATCTTCCAGCCGGCCGAAGAGGGCGGCGCGGGCGCGGTTGCGATGATCAAGGACGGGCTGATGGACCGTTTCGGCATCGAGCAGGTCTACGGCATGCATAACGGTCCGGGCATTCCGGTCGGCTCGTTCGCGCTGCGGCCCGGTCCGATCATGGCCGGAGGCGATGCCGTCGTCATCAAGATCGAGGGGCGGGGCGGGCACGCCGCGCATCCGAACAAATGCATCGATTCCGTCCTTGTCGGCGCGCAGTTGATCACGGCGCTGCAGTCGATCGTGTCGCGCAGCGTCGATCCGCTGGAATCGGCCGTCATTTCGATGTGCCAGTTTCACGCCGGCCACGCCCGCAATGTGATCCCGCACACCGCTGAGCTGGCGGGCACCGTCCGTACCCTGAACGGCGACGTGCGGAAGATGGTGGAACGGCGGGTCCGCGAGGTCGTCGCCGGCGTGGCGCAGGTCACCGGCGCCAGGATCGATCTGACCTACGATCGCGGCTATCCGGTAACAGTCAATCATGTCCAGCAGACGGATGTCGCGACGCGGGCAGCCCGCGAAATCGCCGGCGATGCCAATGTGCAGGTGATGCCGCCGCTGATGGCGGGCGAAGATTTCGCCTTCATGCTGGAGCAGCGGCCGGGTGCGCTGATCTTCTGCGGCAACGGCGACAGCGCAGGGCTGCATCACCCCGCCTATAATTTCAACGACGAGGCGATCGTGTTCGGCACCTCTTACTGGATCAAGCTGGTCGAGAACACGCTGGCCGCGTGA
- a CDS encoding GMC family oxidoreductase: MPKRLEGDFDYIVVGAGTAGCIMANRLSADPKNRVLLLEAGGNDNWIWFHIPVGYLFAIGNPRSDWMFRTEPEPGLNGRALAYPRGKVIGGSSAINAMISMRGQAADYDHWRQLGMTGWGYDDVLPLFKRLEDHFLGESEHHGTGGGWRIEAPRLSWEVLDAVGDAAEEMGIKRIADFNTGDNEGISYFHVNQKRGRRWSSARGFLKPVLNRSNLRLEKNVLVDRLIVEQGRAVGVRFIQGNEVVEARTKGEVVLCAGSIGSTQVLHRSGIGPADWLSPLGIDVALDKQGVGRNLQDHLQQRAIYKVFGVRTLNETYYNLIRRGMMGLDYAFRRRGPLTMAPSQLGIFTRSDSTRERANIQFHVQPLSLDKFGDPLHRFPAITVSACNLQPTSRGTVRIRSEKPDEAPSIAPNYLSTDDDRQVAADAIRTTRRLMKQKRLERYRPQEYLPGPAVGDDDASLAKAAGDIGTTIFHPVGTAKMGTASDSMAVVDERLRFYGIAGLRVADASVMPTITSGNTNTPTAMIAEKGAVMILEDAR, encoded by the coding sequence ATGCCGAAACGGCTTGAAGGCGATTTCGACTATATCGTGGTTGGCGCGGGCACGGCCGGCTGCATCATGGCCAACCGGCTCTCGGCCGACCCGAAAAACCGCGTGCTGCTGCTGGAAGCCGGCGGCAACGACAACTGGATCTGGTTTCACATCCCGGTCGGCTATCTCTTTGCGATCGGCAATCCCCGTTCGGACTGGATGTTTCGAACCGAGCCGGAGCCCGGGCTCAATGGAAGGGCACTTGCCTATCCGCGCGGCAAGGTGATCGGCGGCTCCTCTGCCATCAACGCCATGATCTCGATGCGCGGACAGGCCGCCGATTACGATCACTGGCGGCAGCTCGGCATGACCGGCTGGGGCTATGACGACGTGCTGCCGCTGTTCAAGCGGCTGGAGGATCATTTCCTGGGCGAGAGCGAACATCACGGCACCGGCGGCGGCTGGCGGATCGAAGCGCCGCGGCTGTCCTGGGAGGTTCTCGACGCGGTCGGCGACGCCGCCGAGGAAATGGGCATCAAGCGCATTGCCGATTTCAACACCGGCGACAATGAAGGCATCAGCTATTTCCACGTCAACCAGAAGCGCGGCCGGCGCTGGTCTTCTGCGCGCGGCTTCCTCAAGCCGGTGCTGAACCGCAGCAATCTGAGGCTGGAAAAGAATGTGCTGGTCGACCGGCTGATTGTCGAGCAGGGGCGCGCCGTCGGCGTGCGCTTCATCCAGGGCAATGAAGTGGTCGAGGCGCGCACCAAGGGCGAAGTCGTTTTGTGTGCTGGCTCAATCGGATCGACGCAGGTGCTGCACCGGTCCGGCATCGGGCCGGCCGACTGGCTGTCGCCGCTCGGCATCGATGTCGCGCTCGACAAGCAGGGCGTCGGGCGCAATCTGCAGGACCATCTGCAGCAGCGCGCGATCTACAAGGTTTTTGGCGTGCGCACCCTGAACGAGACCTATTACAATCTGATCCGGCGCGGCATGATGGGGCTCGATTATGCCTTCCGCCGCCGCGGGCCGCTGACCATGGCGCCGTCGCAGCTCGGCATCTTCACGCGCTCCGATTCCACCCGCGAGCGCGCCAACATCCAGTTCCACGTGCAGCCGCTGTCGCTCGACAAGTTCGGCGATCCCCTGCATCGTTTTCCCGCCATCACGGTCAGCGCCTGCAACCTGCAGCCGACCTCGCGCGGCACCGTGCGCATCCGCTCCGAAAAGCCGGACGAGGCGCCCTCAATCGCGCCGAACTATCTCTCGACCGACGACGACCGCCAGGTCGCGGCCGATGCCATCCGCACCACGCGGCGGCTGATGAAGCAGAAGCGGCTCGAACGCTATCGCCCGCAGGAGTACCTGCCGGGCCCCGCCGTCGGCGACGACGACGCCTCGCTGGCGAAAGCCGCCGGCGATATCGGCACCACGATCTTTCATCCCGTGGGGACGGCGAAGATGGGCACCGCGAGCGACTCGATGGCGGTGGTTGACGAGCGGTTGCGGTTCTACGGGATTGCCGGGTTGCGCGTCGCCGATGCGTCGGTGATGCCGACCATTACGTCGGGCAATACCAACACGCCGACGGCGATGATCGCGGAGAAAGGTGCCGTGATGATTCTGGAGGATGCGAGGTAG
- a CDS encoding GFA family protein, which translates to MVNITGGCHCGAIRYQVEGEPIVHALCHCADCRRHAGAPMVGWSMYAEDALKVTKGTPKVYESSEHGRRQFCADCGTGLFYTNANVLPGIVDIQSATYDDPDAVPAMVHIQTAERIRWMERAHELPTFERYPPQT; encoded by the coding sequence ATGGTCAACATCACCGGCGGCTGTCATTGCGGCGCGATCCGCTATCAGGTCGAGGGCGAACCGATCGTTCATGCGCTGTGTCACTGCGCGGATTGCCGGCGCCACGCCGGCGCGCCGATGGTCGGTTGGTCGATGTATGCGGAGGACGCGCTCAAGGTGACGAAGGGGACACCCAAGGTCTACGAATCCTCCGAACATGGCCGGCGGCAGTTTTGTGCCGACTGCGGCACGGGTCTGTTCTACACCAATGCGAATGTGTTGCCCGGAATCGTCGATATCCAGAGCGCGACCTACGACGATCCTGATGCCGTTCCGGCCATGGTGCACATCCAGACCGCAGAGCGCATTCGCTGGATGGAGCGCGCGCACGAACTGCCCACCTTTGAGCGCTATCCGCCGCAGACATAG
- the hpnO gene encoding aminobacteriohopanetriol synthase HpnO — protein MPSSYLDVSGLFEERQAQRSSMHARHLNEQLVRVLKTIGYDVGFQKGQGQYLFDRDGARYLDLLSGFGVFAIGRNHPALRLALKSVLDSDFPNLVQLDVSTLAGVLAERLLEHVPYLDKVFFANSGAETVEAAIKFARGATGRPGIVSCSHSFHGLSYGALSLMDDANFRSGFEPLLPGCTQVPFNDLAALEQALSSRQVAAFIVEPIQGKGVNLPTDEFLPGAAALCKKYGTIFIADEIQTGVGRTGKFLAVEHWNVEPDMVLLAKALSGGHVPVGALLTRKHIFDKIFNQMDRAVVHGSTFAKNDLAMAAGIATLDVIKNEKLVEQAAKRGAELRLALTRMVPGYELLKEVRGKGLMIGIEFGPPKSLRLKASWNLLETANKGLFCQLITVPLFKDHKILTQVSGHGSHTIKLLPPLVITEEDCSWIEKSFDDVIAASHKVPGAIWSLGKTLVDNAVRKSA, from the coding sequence ATGCCAAGTTCATATCTAGACGTTTCCGGGCTGTTTGAAGAGCGGCAGGCGCAGCGCAGTTCCATGCATGCGCGCCATTTGAACGAGCAGCTCGTCCGGGTGCTGAAGACCATCGGCTACGATGTGGGCTTTCAGAAGGGTCAAGGTCAATACCTGTTCGATCGGGACGGCGCCCGCTATCTTGATCTACTGAGCGGATTTGGCGTTTTTGCGATTGGCCGCAATCATCCGGCATTGCGTCTGGCGCTGAAAAGCGTGCTCGACAGCGATTTTCCCAATCTGGTTCAACTTGATGTGTCCACGCTCGCGGGCGTGCTGGCGGAACGCCTGCTCGAACATGTGCCATATCTGGACAAGGTGTTCTTCGCCAATTCCGGTGCCGAGACCGTCGAGGCCGCGATCAAGTTCGCGCGCGGCGCGACCGGCCGCCCGGGCATCGTCTCCTGCTCGCATTCCTTCCACGGCCTGTCCTACGGCGCGCTGTCGCTGATGGACGATGCGAACTTCCGCAGCGGATTCGAGCCGCTGCTGCCGGGATGCACGCAAGTGCCGTTCAACGATCTCGCCGCCCTCGAGCAGGCGTTGTCGTCGCGTCAGGTCGCGGCCTTCATCGTCGAGCCGATCCAGGGCAAGGGCGTCAACCTGCCCACGGACGAATTCCTGCCGGGCGCCGCCGCGCTCTGCAAGAAGTACGGCACCATCTTCATCGCCGACGAAATCCAGACCGGTGTCGGCCGTACCGGAAAATTCCTCGCGGTCGAGCACTGGAATGTCGAGCCGGACATGGTGCTGCTGGCGAAGGCGCTGTCGGGCGGTCACGTGCCGGTCGGCGCGCTGCTGACGCGCAAGCACATCTTCGACAAGATATTCAACCAGATGGACCGCGCGGTCGTGCACGGCTCGACCTTTGCGAAGAACGATCTGGCGATGGCCGCCGGTATCGCCACCCTCGACGTGATCAAGAACGAAAAGCTGGTCGAGCAGGCCGCCAAGCGCGGCGCCGAACTTCGCCTCGCGCTGACGCGGATGGTGCCCGGCTATGAATTGCTGAAGGAAGTGCGCGGCAAGGGATTGATGATCGGCATCGAGTTCGGTCCGCCGAAATCGCTGCGGTTGAAGGCATCCTGGAATCTGCTGGAGACCGCCAACAAGGGCCTGTTCTGCCAGCTCATCACGGTGCCGCTGTTCAAGGATCACAAGATCCTGACGCAAGTCTCCGGCCACGGCAGCCACACCATCAAGCTGCTGCCGCCGCTCGTGATCACGGAAGAAGACTGCAGCTGGATCGAAAAGTCTTTCGACGACGTCATCGCCGCCAGCCACAAGGTCCCCGGCGCGATCTGGTCGCTCGGCAAGACGCTGGTCGACAACGCGGTGCGGAAGTCGGCGTAA